In one Paracoccus everestensis genomic region, the following are encoded:
- a CDS encoding pyridoxal phosphate-dependent aminotransferase: MRKSARGQVDPFIVMDVMEAAAQAEAAGRHIIHMEVGQPSTPAPLGARRALAAALEQPLGYTVALGLPALRQGIADLYRRWYGVDLDPARVVVTPGSSGAFILAFSALFDAGDKVAMGYPGYPSYRQILRAMSLEPIGIPTRPEDRYQPRPQDLPDGCAGLILASPGNPSGTVLRTDELRALSDAARTRGMALISDEIYHGLSYGDRCHSALEVTDDVFVINSFSKYFSMTGWRVGWMVVPEDHIRTVERLAQNMFICPPHASQVAALAALDCTEDADTNLAVYAENRRLMLEGLPKAGFDRIAPPEGAFYIYADVSHLTENSVNFAAEILEKAGVAVTPGLDFDPDRGTRTLRFSYARATADIAEGLRRLTEFMAAR, translated from the coding sequence ATGAGGAAATCCGCACGCGGTCAGGTCGATCCGTTCATCGTCATGGACGTGATGGAAGCCGCCGCCCAGGCCGAGGCCGCAGGCCGCCACATCATCCATATGGAGGTGGGCCAGCCCAGCACGCCCGCACCCCTTGGCGCGCGCCGTGCCTTGGCGGCGGCCCTGGAACAGCCGCTTGGATATACCGTGGCGCTTGGCCTGCCCGCGTTGCGCCAGGGGATCGCGGATCTGTATCGCCGCTGGTACGGCGTCGATCTGGATCCGGCCCGCGTGGTCGTGACGCCGGGCAGCAGCGGGGCGTTCATCCTGGCTTTCTCGGCGCTGTTCGATGCCGGGGACAAGGTGGCGATGGGTTATCCCGGCTATCCCAGCTATCGCCAGATCCTGCGGGCTATGTCTTTGGAACCCATAGGCATTCCCACCCGGCCCGAGGATCGCTATCAGCCGCGGCCCCAAGATCTGCCCGATGGCTGCGCGGGGCTGATCCTCGCCTCGCCCGGAAACCCCTCTGGCACGGTGCTGCGCACGGATGAATTGCGGGCGTTGTCGGATGCCGCGCGGACGCGGGGCATGGCGCTGATCTCGGACGAGATTTACCACGGGCTGTCCTATGGCGACCGCTGCCATTCCGCTTTGGAAGTGACGGACGACGTTTTCGTCATCAACTCTTTCAGCAAGTATTTTTCCATGACCGGCTGGCGCGTCGGCTGGATGGTCGTGCCCGAGGATCACATCCGCACGGTCGAACGGCTGGCCCAGAATATGTTCATCTGCCCGCCCCATGCCAGCCAGGTCGCGGCGCTTGCGGCACTTGACTGCACAGAGGACGCGGACACGAACCTGGCCGTCTATGCCGAAAACCGCCGGCTGATGCTGGAAGGCCTGCCCAAGGCGGGCTTCGACCGCATCGCCCCGCCGGAGGGGGCCTTCTATATCTATGCCGACGTGTCGCACCTGACCGAAAATTCGGTGAACTTCGCGGCGGAAATTCTTGAAAAGGCAGGTGTCGCGGTCACCCCGGGGCTGGATTTCGACCCTGATCGCGGGACGCGGACCCTGCGCTTTTCCTATGCCCGCGCCACCGCCGACATCGCCGAGGGCCTGCGCCGTCTGACGGAGTTCATGGCCGCGCGATGA
- a CDS encoding DsbA family protein has protein sequence MKRLIAALLLTATPALAFDISAMTDAEKAAFGDAVREYLMANPEVLVESINVLEERRAASEVENDGALVAANRDAIFDDGHSWVGGNPDGDVTIVEFVDYRCGYCRKFNDQIHDIVEDDGNIRFILKEFPILGPESETSARFAVAAKQIGGNEAYVQAHDALMALRGEPSPEALQKIAAEIGIDGEEVLNTMNTESVSAVLRDNRQLAERMAIMGTPTFVIGDTMLRGMPADGLEATVAAAREGNG, from the coding sequence ATGAAACGCCTGATCGCCGCCCTTCTGCTGACCGCGACCCCTGCCCTGGCCTTCGACATTTCCGCCATGACGGATGCGGAAAAGGCGGCCTTCGGAGATGCCGTGCGCGAATACCTGATGGCCAATCCCGAGGTTCTGGTCGAGTCCATCAACGTGCTGGAAGAACGCCGCGCGGCGTCCGAGGTGGAAAACGACGGCGCATTGGTCGCCGCGAACCGGGACGCGATCTTCGACGACGGGCACAGCTGGGTCGGCGGCAACCCGGACGGCGACGTGACGATCGTGGAATTCGTCGATTATCGCTGCGGTTATTGCCGCAAGTTCAACGACCAGATCCATGACATTGTCGAGGATGACGGCAATATCCGGTTCATCCTGAAAGAATTTCCGATCCTTGGCCCCGAAAGCGAAACCTCGGCCCGGTTCGCGGTTGCCGCCAAGCAGATCGGCGGGAACGAGGCCTATGTTCAGGCCCATGACGCGCTGATGGCGCTGCGCGGCGAACCCTCGCCCGAGGCCCTGCAGAAGATTGCCGCAGAAATCGGCATCGACGGAGAGGAGGTTCTGAACACCATGAACACTGAATCCGTGTCGGCGGTGCTGCGCGACAACCGGCAGCTGGCCGAACGTATGGCGATCATGGGCACGCCGACCTTCGTGATCGGCGATACGATGCTGCGCGGGATGCCTGCGGACGGACTGGAAGCAACCGTGGCCGCCGCGCGCGAAGGGAACGGCTGA
- the betA gene encoding choline dehydrogenase, producing MTADYVIVGAGSAGCALAYRLTEAGHSVTLIEYGGSDIGIFIQMPGALSYPMNMPRYDWGFATQAEPHLGGRKLATPRGKVLGGSSSINGMVFVRGHRKDYDHWRDSGAAGWGYDDVLPYFKRMETWHGGRSPLRGTDGPLHVTRGKRKNPLFNAFVEAGQQAGWPYTPDYNGEQQEGFGPMEATIWKGRRWSAANAYLRPALKTGRLTLIRALARRILFQDKRAHGVEIERQGRIEAIRAKREVIVSASSINTPKLLMLSGIGPADHLRQHGITPLADRPGVGANLQDHLEIYMQYKALKPVTLYTYYNLLGKSRVGVEWLLQKTGLGASNQFESCGFVRSSDAVDYPDIQYHFLPLAVRYDGKAAAQGHGFQAHVGPMRSKSRGTVRLASGDPAAAPEIRFNYMSHPDDWAEFRACVQLTRQIFNQPAFTEYRGDEIQPGAGVQTDDQIDAFIRDHAESAYHPCGTARMGAITDPMAVVDPDLKVIGVEGLRVADSSTFPRITNGNLNAPSIMVGEKAADHILGRAMRSDTDRMAAE from the coding sequence GTGACCGCTGATTACGTCATCGTCGGCGCCGGTTCCGCCGGCTGCGCGCTTGCCTATCGCCTAACCGAGGCGGGGCATTCCGTCACCCTGATCGAATATGGCGGCAGCGATATCGGCATCTTTATCCAGATGCCCGGCGCGCTGTCATACCCGATGAATATGCCTCGATACGACTGGGGATTTGCAACCCAGGCCGAGCCGCATCTGGGCGGGCGCAAGCTTGCCACGCCGCGCGGCAAGGTGCTGGGCGGGTCGTCGTCCATCAACGGCATGGTTTTCGTGCGCGGCCACCGCAAGGATTACGACCATTGGCGCGACAGCGGCGCGGCGGGCTGGGGTTACGACGACGTGCTGCCCTATTTCAAGCGGATGGAAACCTGGCACGGCGGCCGGTCCCCCCTTCGCGGCACCGACGGCCCGCTGCACGTGACACGGGGCAAGCGCAAGAACCCCCTGTTCAACGCCTTTGTCGAGGCCGGCCAGCAGGCCGGTTGGCCCTATACTCCCGATTACAACGGCGAACAGCAGGAAGGCTTCGGCCCGATGGAGGCGACGATCTGGAAGGGCCGCCGCTGGTCCGCCGCCAACGCCTATCTGCGTCCCGCGTTGAAGACGGGCCGCCTGACCCTGATCCGCGCCCTTGCCCGCCGTATCCTGTTTCAGGACAAGCGCGCCCATGGCGTTGAAATCGAACGGCAAGGCCGGATCGAGGCAATCCGCGCCAAACGAGAGGTGATCGTTTCGGCCAGTTCGATCAACACGCCAAAACTCCTGATGCTGTCGGGCATCGGGCCTGCCGATCACCTGCGCCAGCACGGCATCACGCCCTTGGCCGACCGGCCGGGGGTCGGTGCGAACCTGCAGGACCATCTTGAAATCTATATGCAATACAAGGCGCTGAAACCGGTCACGCTTTATACATACTATAACCTGCTGGGCAAAAGCCGGGTCGGCGTGGAATGGCTGCTGCAAAAGACCGGGCTTGGCGCGTCAAACCAGTTCGAAAGCTGCGGATTTGTCCGGTCCTCCGATGCGGTGGATTATCCCGACATCCAGTATCACTTCCTTCCGCTGGCCGTCCGTTACGACGGCAAGGCTGCCGCGCAGGGACATGGTTTCCAGGCCCATGTCGGCCCGATGCGGTCAAAATCGCGCGGCACGGTGCGGCTGGCGTCAGGCGATCCGGCCGCCGCCCCGGAAATCCGCTTCAACTATATGTCCCATCCCGACGACTGGGCCGAATTCCGCGCCTGCGTCCAGTTGACCCGCCAGATCTTCAACCAGCCCGCGTTCACGGAATACCGGGGCGACGAAATCCAGCCGGGGGCGGGGGTCCAGACGGACGACCAAATCGACGCCTTTATCCGCGATCACGCCGAATCGGCCTATCACCCTTGCGGAACGGCCCGCATGGGTGCAATCACCGACCCCATGGCGGTGGTCGATCCCGACCTGAAGGTCATCGGGGTCGAGGGGCTGCGCGTCGCCGACAGCTCGACCTTTCCGCGCATCACCAACGGGAACCTGAACGCCCCCTCGATCATGGTGGGGGAAAAGGCTGCCGATCACATCCTGGGTCGCGCCATGCGATCAGACACCGACCGCATGGCCGCCGAATAG
- the betB gene encoding betaine-aldehyde dehydrogenase yields the protein MTHNAQPSASLFIDGRFVEGEGAALPVLYPYTGEEIASLREASANQVALACQSAARAQPEWAAMTPADRGRVLSRAAAIIRDRNEDLSRLETLDTGKPIQETIVADWASGAAALEYFGGLAATVTGQMIPLGRAWAYTRREALGVCAGIGAWNYPSQIACWKAAPALAMGNAMVFKPSEETPLGALKLAEILVEAGAPPGIFNVVQGRGQVGAALVTDPRVAKVSLTGSVPTGRRVYAAAAEGMRHVTMELGGKSPLIVFDDASLDDAVGAAILANFYSSGQICSNGTRVFLQRGIAARFLDRLAERLAQVRIGDPLDPDTQFGPIINPTQAGKIRAAIAAGRDAGARLVCGGAGEGAFIPPTVFADATDAMAITSDEIFGPVMTTLTFTDEAEAVTRANATGFGLAAGVFTQDITRAHRVVAALEAGTCWINAYNLTPVEMPFGGVKMSGLGRENGTAAIEHYSQLKTVYVGMGAVEAPY from the coding sequence GGAAATCGCGTCCCTGCGCGAGGCTTCGGCGAATCAGGTGGCCCTGGCCTGCCAGTCCGCCGCCCGCGCGCAGCCCGAATGGGCGGCGATGACGCCCGCCGATCGGGGCCGCGTGCTGTCCCGCGCCGCCGCCATCATCCGCGACCGCAACGAGGATCTTTCCCGGCTGGAAACGCTGGATACCGGCAAGCCGATCCAGGAAACGATTGTGGCCGACTGGGCATCCGGTGCCGCCGCCCTGGAATATTTCGGCGGCCTGGCTGCAACCGTGACCGGCCAGATGATCCCGCTGGGCCGGGCCTGGGCCTATACCCGGCGCGAGGCGCTTGGCGTCTGCGCGGGCATCGGCGCCTGGAACTATCCCAGCCAGATCGCCTGCTGGAAGGCCGCGCCAGCCTTGGCGATGGGCAATGCGATGGTCTTCAAGCCGTCCGAGGAAACGCCGCTGGGCGCCCTGAAACTGGCCGAGATCCTGGTCGAGGCCGGTGCCCCGCCGGGCATCTTCAACGTCGTCCAAGGGCGCGGGCAGGTCGGCGCCGCGCTTGTCACCGATCCCCGCGTCGCCAAGGTGTCGCTGACCGGATCCGTGCCCACGGGCCGCCGCGTTTATGCCGCCGCCGCCGAGGGGATGCGCCATGTCACCATGGAGTTGGGCGGCAAGTCGCCCCTGATCGTCTTTGACGACGCCAGCCTTGACGATGCCGTGGGTGCTGCGATCCTGGCGAACTTCTATTCCTCGGGGCAGATCTGTTCCAATGGCACGCGGGTGTTCCTGCAACGGGGGATCGCCGCGCGGTTCCTGGACCGGCTGGCCGAACGGCTGGCGCAGGTCCGCATCGGCGACCCTCTGGACCCCGACACGCAATTCGGCCCGATCATCAACCCCACGCAGGCAGGCAAGATCCGCGCGGCCATCGCGGCGGGCCGGGACGCAGGCGCCCGGCTGGTCTGCGGCGGCGCAGGAGAGGGGGCGTTCATCCCGCCCACCGTCTTTGCCGACGCCACCGACGCCATGGCGATCACCAGCGATGAGATCTTCGGCCCGGTGATGACCACCCTGACCTTCACGGATGAAGCCGAGGCCGTGACCCGCGCCAACGCCACCGGCTTTGGCCTTGCGGCAGGCGTTTTCACACAGGACATTACCCGCGCGCACCGCGTCGTCGCCGCGCTGGAGGCAGGCACCTGCTGGATCAACGCCTATAACCTGACGCCTGTGGAAATGCCCTTCGGCGGCGTCAAGATGTCCGGCCTGGGCCGCGAGAACGGCACCGCCGCGATCGAGCACTATTCGCAACTCAAGACCGTCTATGTCGGCATGGGCGCCGTCGAGGCACCATATTAA